In Populus trichocarpa isolate Nisqually-1 chromosome 16, P.trichocarpa_v4.1, whole genome shotgun sequence, a genomic segment contains:
- the LOC7467627 gene encoding ethylene-insensitive protein 2 isoform X1 — MDTEFANANHPLHFLHRLLPAVGPGLLIAIGYVDPGKWAATVEGGARFGFDLVLPMLLFNFVAILCQYLSARIGVITRKDLAQICNDEYDKWTCMFLGVQAALSVIALDLTMILGIAHGLNLLFGMDLSTCVSLAAAEAILFPFFATLMERCKASFLCTCIAGFILLLYFFGVLISQPGIPLSINGTRTKLSEESVFALMSLLGASIMPHNFFLHSAIVLQHQGPPNISRDALCLNHFFAILCIFSGIYLVNFVLMNSAANVFHSTGLVLLTFPDAMSLMEQVFRSPVAPFGFSLILFFANQITAFSWNLGGQVVLHNFLRLDIPNWLQRATFRIIAVVPALYCVWTSGVEGIYQLLILTQVMVALLLPSSVIPLFHIASSRQVMGVYKISPFLEFVALISFMGMLGIKIIFVVEMVFGDSDWVGTLRWSTVSGSSTSYIVLLITACSSFCLMLWLAATPLKSATRLDAQVCNWDVQNAVSEPSTLIEEEFLTENICTGEELIERQEQLPEPGKSFESYSNITVANADPDLPETIMESDQELHLTTIKEKHSEVAFSSPQTFYEETSPTTESASLSASVNLVPDAELLVAKKAKIESMDPVEKTLDIEGELHTEKEDDEGDNWEPEDSSKGVPGSTLSLTSDGPGSFRSLSGKSDAGGNGAGSLSRLAGLGRAARRQLAAVLDEFWGQLYDFHGQITQEAKTKKLDALGVDLKLASSQLKVDTAGKESSGYFSLVGGRASDSLINSSLCDSPKQLRVQSNIDSSYGVQRGPSSLWSNHMQLLDAYVQGPSQSIADSSERRYSGVRTPPSSDGWDNQPATVHGYQIASIANRIAKDRGFSSLNGQMESPAPISPSLGPRNYRDPLTVSMGKNLQNGLSSSQASGFQNLAVTRNSPLQSERPYHDVYSGSADDTGMSANTKKYHSLPDISGLAGPYRDLYMSEKNAQWDKSAGFGSSVGRSAYEQSYYSNTGSGAGGPLSFNGLSKGHGDAFSLHMTPDPGSLWSKQPFEQFGVADKIRAVGSGLGNRSNSINREVTSPVDSEAQLLRSFRHCIVKLLKLEGSDWLFRQNDGADEDLIDCVAARERYLYEAETREMNHVDHMGGSTYLYSDRKSGSALRNDDASITNIMVSSVPHCGEGCVWRSDLIISFGVWCIHRILDLSLMESRPELWGKYTYVLNRLQGIIELAFSKPRTPMSPCFCLQIPASHQHRSSPPASNGMLPPASKPGRGKCTTAATLLDLIKDVEIAISCRKGRSGTAAGDVAFPKGKENLASVLKRYKRRLSNKLIGSK; from the exons ATGGACACTGAATTTGCAAATGCTAACCATCCACTGCATTTTCTTCATCGGCTGCTTCCTGCTGTTGGACCTGGACTTCTGATTGCAATTGGATATGTTGATCCTGGAAAGTGGGCAGCAACTGTTGAAGGAGGTGCTCGTTTTGGGTTTGATCTGGTACTACCGATGctccttttcaattttgttgcCATTTTATGCCAGTATCTCTCTGCTCGAATTGGTGTGATCACTAGAAAAGATCTTGCCCAG ATTTGCAATGATGAGTATGACAAGTGGACATGCATGTTTCTAGGAGTTCAAGCAGCACTTTCCGTGATTGCATTGGACCTCACAATG ATTCTCGGCATTGCACATGGTCTTAATCTTCTCTTCGGGATGGACTTATCCACTTGTGTTTCTTTAGCTGCTGCTGAGGCcattttatttccattttttgCTACCCTCATG GAGAGATGCAAGGCAAGTTTCCTTTGCACATGCATTGCAGGCTTCATATTACTATTGTATTTCTTCGGGGTTCTCATCAGCCAACCAGGAATCCCTCTTTCCATAAACGGGACGCGAACAAAATTAAGCGAGGAGAGTGTGTTTGCCCTGATGAGTCTACTTGGAGCAAGTATCATGCCTCACAATTTTTTCCTCCATTCTGCTATTGTGCTG CAACATCAGGGACCACCAAATATTTCCAGGGATGCCTTGTGTCTTAACCATTTTTTTGCCATTTTATGCATCTTCAGTGGCATCTATCTGGTAAATTTTGTGCTTATGAACTCCGCTGCAAATGTGTTCCACAGCACTGGCCTTGTTTTACTTACTTTTCCTGATGCGATGTCACTAATGGAACAG GTGTTCAGGAGTCCAGTAGCACCCTTTGGCTTTTCACTCATCTTGTTTTTTGCGAATCAAATCACAGCATTTTCCTGGAATCTTGGTGGGCAAGTAGTTTTACACAATTTTCTCAGATTGGATATTCCTAATTGGCTTCAACGTGCGACATTCAGAATTATTGCAGTTGTTCCAGCCCTTTATTGTGTGTGGACTTCAGGAGTTGAAGGAATATACCAGTTGCTTATACTTACACAGGTTATGGTTGCTTTACTTCTTCCATCTTCCGTGATCCCTCTTTTCCATATTGCTTCATCAAGACAAGTGATGGGTGTCTACAAAATTTCTCCATTCTTGGAGTTCGTAGCGCTCATTTCATTCATGGGGATGCTTGGcataaagattatttttgtgGTGGAAATGGTATTTGGGGATAGTGATTGGGTAGGTACTTTGAGATGGAGTACAGTAAGTGGTTCGTCTACCTCTTACATTGTTCTTCTCATTACTGCCTGTTCATCATTTTGTTTGATGCTCTGGCTAGCAGCTACCCCATTGAAATCTGCTACTCGCTTAGATGCTCAGGTATGCAACTGGGATGTACAAAATGCTGTATCCGAACCATCCACGCTGATAGAGGAAGAATTTTTGACTGAAAATATATGTACTGGAGAGGAGCTTATCGAGAGGCAGGAACAATTACCAGAACCAGGGAAATCTTTTGAGAGTTACTCAAATATAACTGTTGCAAATGCTGATCCTGATTTGCCTGAGACAATTATGGAGTCTGATCAGGAACTTCATTTGACtactatcaaagaaaaacattcTGAAGTCGCATTTTCTAGTCCCCAAACATTCTATGAGGAAACATCACCTACAACAGAGTCAGCATCTCTGTCAGCTTCTGTCAACTTGGTTCCTGATGCTGAATTGCTTGTTGCCAAGAAGGCTAAGATTGAATCAATGGACCCAGTTGAAAAGACTCTGGATATAGAGGGTGAGTTGCATACTGAAAAGGAGGATGATGAAGGGGATAACTGGGAGCCTGAAGATTCATCCAAAGGGGTTCCTGGAAGCACTTTGTCTTTGACATCTGATGGTCCTGGATCATTTAGGAGTCTTAGTGGTAAAAGTGATGCAGGTGGGAATGGTGCTGGAAGTCTTTCAAGATTAGCAGGGTTGGGGCGCGCTGCAAGACGTCAATTAGCTGCAGTTCTTGATGAGTTTTGGGGACAATTGTATGACTTCCATGGGCAAATAACTCAAGAAGCAAAGACCAAGAAACTGGATGCCTTGGGGGTTGATTTGAAACTTGCTTCTTCCCAGCTGAAAGTGGACACTGCTGGGAAGGAATCAAGCGGATATTTCTCATTGGTAGGTGGCAGAGCATCTGATTCATTGATCAATTCAAGTTTATGCGACTCCCCCAAGCAATTGCGGGTGCAAAGCAATATTGACTCATCTTATGGAGTTCAGAGGGGACCATCCTCATTGTGGTCCAACCACATGCAGTTGCTGGATGCATATGTACAAGGTCCCAGCCAGAGTATTGCTGACTCAAGTGAGAGACGGTATTCTGGTGTACGCACGCCACCATCTTCTGATGGCTGGGATAATCAGCCAGCTACAGTTCATGGTTATCAGATTGCATCTATTGCCAATCGAATTGCCAAGGACAGGGGTTTCAGTAGCTTAAATGGCCAAATGGAGTCACCAGCACCAATATCCCCATCCTTAGGACCTAGAAATTATAGGGACCCGCTCACTGTCTCTATGGGGAAAAATTTGCAAAATGGACTAAGCTCTTCACAAGCGTCAGGATTTCAGAATCTTGCAGTAACTAGAAATAGCCCATTACAGTCTGAAAGACCTTATCATGATGTATACTCTGGATCTGCTGATGATACAGGAATGTCAGCTAATACAAAGAAGTACCATAGCTTGCCTGACATTTCAGGGCTTGCTGGTCCCTATAGGGACCTGTATATGTCTGAAAAGAATGCTCAGTGGGACAAGTCTGCAGGATTTGGTTCCTCTGTTGGTAGATCAGCTTATGAACAATCTTATTATTCAAATACCGGATCAGGAGCAGGAGGTCCTTTGTCTTTTAATGGACTATCAAAAGGGCATGGGGATGCTTTCTCGCTTCACATGACTCCAGACCCTGGATCCCTCTGGTCCAAGCAACCATTTGAACAGTTTGGTGTTGCTGACAAAATTCGTGCTGTTGGGAGTGGATTAGGAAATCGGTCTAATTCAATTAATCGCGAAGTAACTTCTCCTGTGGATTCAGAGGCCCAACTTCTTCGGTCTTTCAGGCATTGTATTGTGAAGCTTTTGAAATTGGAAGGATCTGACTGGCTGTTTAGGCAAAACGATGGAGCTGATGAGGATCTAATTGATTGTGTGGCTGCAAGGGAGAGGTATTTGTATGAAGCTGAAACAAGAGAAATGAACCATGTAGATCACATGGGTGGATCTACATATTTATATTCTGATAGGAAATCTGGTTCTGCTTTGAGGAATGATGATGCCAGTATTACCAACATTATGGTTTCCTCAGTTCCTCATTGCGGGGAGGGCTGTGTTTGGAGATCGGATTTGATAATAAGCTTTGGGGTCTGGTGTATTCACCGGATTCTTGATTTGTCACTAATGGAAAGCCGTCCAGAGTTGTGGGGGAAATACACTTATGTGTTGAATCGTCTTCAG GGCATCATAGAATTGGCATTTTCAAAGCCCCGTACTCCCATGTCCCCATGCTTCTGCCTTCAAATCCCTGCATCTCACCAGCATAGATCAAGTCCACCTGCTTCGAATGGAATGTTGCCCCCTGCTTCAAAACCAGGTAGGGGGAAATGCACAACTGCAGCGACGCTTCTGGACTTGATTAAGGATGTGGAGATTGCCATATCTTGCCGAAAGGGTCGATCGGGAACTGCTGCTGGTGATGTTGCTTTTCCGAAGGGAAAAGAGAATCTGGCTTCTGTGCTTAAGCGCTACAAGCGCCggttatccaacaaactaatcGGTAGTAAATGA
- the LOC7467627 gene encoding ethylene-insensitive protein 2 isoform X2 translates to MDTEFANANHPLHFLHRLLPAVGPGLLIAIGYVDPGKWAATVEGGARFGFDLVLPMLLFNFVAILCQYLSARIGVITRKDLAQILGIAHGLNLLFGMDLSTCVSLAAAEAILFPFFATLMERCKASFLCTCIAGFILLLYFFGVLISQPGIPLSINGTRTKLSEESVFALMSLLGASIMPHNFFLHSAIVLQHQGPPNISRDALCLNHFFAILCIFSGIYLVNFVLMNSAANVFHSTGLVLLTFPDAMSLMEQVFRSPVAPFGFSLILFFANQITAFSWNLGGQVVLHNFLRLDIPNWLQRATFRIIAVVPALYCVWTSGVEGIYQLLILTQVMVALLLPSSVIPLFHIASSRQVMGVYKISPFLEFVALISFMGMLGIKIIFVVEMVFGDSDWVGTLRWSTVSGSSTSYIVLLITACSSFCLMLWLAATPLKSATRLDAQVCNWDVQNAVSEPSTLIEEEFLTENICTGEELIERQEQLPEPGKSFESYSNITVANADPDLPETIMESDQELHLTTIKEKHSEVAFSSPQTFYEETSPTTESASLSASVNLVPDAELLVAKKAKIESMDPVEKTLDIEGELHTEKEDDEGDNWEPEDSSKGVPGSTLSLTSDGPGSFRSLSGKSDAGGNGAGSLSRLAGLGRAARRQLAAVLDEFWGQLYDFHGQITQEAKTKKLDALGVDLKLASSQLKVDTAGKESSGYFSLVGGRASDSLINSSLCDSPKQLRVQSNIDSSYGVQRGPSSLWSNHMQLLDAYVQGPSQSIADSSERRYSGVRTPPSSDGWDNQPATVHGYQIASIANRIAKDRGFSSLNGQMESPAPISPSLGPRNYRDPLTVSMGKNLQNGLSSSQASGFQNLAVTRNSPLQSERPYHDVYSGSADDTGMSANTKKYHSLPDISGLAGPYRDLYMSEKNAQWDKSAGFGSSVGRSAYEQSYYSNTGSGAGGPLSFNGLSKGHGDAFSLHMTPDPGSLWSKQPFEQFGVADKIRAVGSGLGNRSNSINREVTSPVDSEAQLLRSFRHCIVKLLKLEGSDWLFRQNDGADEDLIDCVAARERYLYEAETREMNHVDHMGGSTYLYSDRKSGSALRNDDASITNIMVSSVPHCGEGCVWRSDLIISFGVWCIHRILDLSLMESRPELWGKYTYVLNRLQGIIELAFSKPRTPMSPCFCLQIPASHQHRSSPPASNGMLPPASKPGRGKCTTAATLLDLIKDVEIAISCRKGRSGTAAGDVAFPKGKENLASVLKRYKRRLSNKLIGSK, encoded by the exons ATGGACACTGAATTTGCAAATGCTAACCATCCACTGCATTTTCTTCATCGGCTGCTTCCTGCTGTTGGACCTGGACTTCTGATTGCAATTGGATATGTTGATCCTGGAAAGTGGGCAGCAACTGTTGAAGGAGGTGCTCGTTTTGGGTTTGATCTGGTACTACCGATGctccttttcaattttgttgcCATTTTATGCCAGTATCTCTCTGCTCGAATTGGTGTGATCACTAGAAAAGATCTTGCCCAG ATTCTCGGCATTGCACATGGTCTTAATCTTCTCTTCGGGATGGACTTATCCACTTGTGTTTCTTTAGCTGCTGCTGAGGCcattttatttccattttttgCTACCCTCATG GAGAGATGCAAGGCAAGTTTCCTTTGCACATGCATTGCAGGCTTCATATTACTATTGTATTTCTTCGGGGTTCTCATCAGCCAACCAGGAATCCCTCTTTCCATAAACGGGACGCGAACAAAATTAAGCGAGGAGAGTGTGTTTGCCCTGATGAGTCTACTTGGAGCAAGTATCATGCCTCACAATTTTTTCCTCCATTCTGCTATTGTGCTG CAACATCAGGGACCACCAAATATTTCCAGGGATGCCTTGTGTCTTAACCATTTTTTTGCCATTTTATGCATCTTCAGTGGCATCTATCTGGTAAATTTTGTGCTTATGAACTCCGCTGCAAATGTGTTCCACAGCACTGGCCTTGTTTTACTTACTTTTCCTGATGCGATGTCACTAATGGAACAG GTGTTCAGGAGTCCAGTAGCACCCTTTGGCTTTTCACTCATCTTGTTTTTTGCGAATCAAATCACAGCATTTTCCTGGAATCTTGGTGGGCAAGTAGTTTTACACAATTTTCTCAGATTGGATATTCCTAATTGGCTTCAACGTGCGACATTCAGAATTATTGCAGTTGTTCCAGCCCTTTATTGTGTGTGGACTTCAGGAGTTGAAGGAATATACCAGTTGCTTATACTTACACAGGTTATGGTTGCTTTACTTCTTCCATCTTCCGTGATCCCTCTTTTCCATATTGCTTCATCAAGACAAGTGATGGGTGTCTACAAAATTTCTCCATTCTTGGAGTTCGTAGCGCTCATTTCATTCATGGGGATGCTTGGcataaagattatttttgtgGTGGAAATGGTATTTGGGGATAGTGATTGGGTAGGTACTTTGAGATGGAGTACAGTAAGTGGTTCGTCTACCTCTTACATTGTTCTTCTCATTACTGCCTGTTCATCATTTTGTTTGATGCTCTGGCTAGCAGCTACCCCATTGAAATCTGCTACTCGCTTAGATGCTCAGGTATGCAACTGGGATGTACAAAATGCTGTATCCGAACCATCCACGCTGATAGAGGAAGAATTTTTGACTGAAAATATATGTACTGGAGAGGAGCTTATCGAGAGGCAGGAACAATTACCAGAACCAGGGAAATCTTTTGAGAGTTACTCAAATATAACTGTTGCAAATGCTGATCCTGATTTGCCTGAGACAATTATGGAGTCTGATCAGGAACTTCATTTGACtactatcaaagaaaaacattcTGAAGTCGCATTTTCTAGTCCCCAAACATTCTATGAGGAAACATCACCTACAACAGAGTCAGCATCTCTGTCAGCTTCTGTCAACTTGGTTCCTGATGCTGAATTGCTTGTTGCCAAGAAGGCTAAGATTGAATCAATGGACCCAGTTGAAAAGACTCTGGATATAGAGGGTGAGTTGCATACTGAAAAGGAGGATGATGAAGGGGATAACTGGGAGCCTGAAGATTCATCCAAAGGGGTTCCTGGAAGCACTTTGTCTTTGACATCTGATGGTCCTGGATCATTTAGGAGTCTTAGTGGTAAAAGTGATGCAGGTGGGAATGGTGCTGGAAGTCTTTCAAGATTAGCAGGGTTGGGGCGCGCTGCAAGACGTCAATTAGCTGCAGTTCTTGATGAGTTTTGGGGACAATTGTATGACTTCCATGGGCAAATAACTCAAGAAGCAAAGACCAAGAAACTGGATGCCTTGGGGGTTGATTTGAAACTTGCTTCTTCCCAGCTGAAAGTGGACACTGCTGGGAAGGAATCAAGCGGATATTTCTCATTGGTAGGTGGCAGAGCATCTGATTCATTGATCAATTCAAGTTTATGCGACTCCCCCAAGCAATTGCGGGTGCAAAGCAATATTGACTCATCTTATGGAGTTCAGAGGGGACCATCCTCATTGTGGTCCAACCACATGCAGTTGCTGGATGCATATGTACAAGGTCCCAGCCAGAGTATTGCTGACTCAAGTGAGAGACGGTATTCTGGTGTACGCACGCCACCATCTTCTGATGGCTGGGATAATCAGCCAGCTACAGTTCATGGTTATCAGATTGCATCTATTGCCAATCGAATTGCCAAGGACAGGGGTTTCAGTAGCTTAAATGGCCAAATGGAGTCACCAGCACCAATATCCCCATCCTTAGGACCTAGAAATTATAGGGACCCGCTCACTGTCTCTATGGGGAAAAATTTGCAAAATGGACTAAGCTCTTCACAAGCGTCAGGATTTCAGAATCTTGCAGTAACTAGAAATAGCCCATTACAGTCTGAAAGACCTTATCATGATGTATACTCTGGATCTGCTGATGATACAGGAATGTCAGCTAATACAAAGAAGTACCATAGCTTGCCTGACATTTCAGGGCTTGCTGGTCCCTATAGGGACCTGTATATGTCTGAAAAGAATGCTCAGTGGGACAAGTCTGCAGGATTTGGTTCCTCTGTTGGTAGATCAGCTTATGAACAATCTTATTATTCAAATACCGGATCAGGAGCAGGAGGTCCTTTGTCTTTTAATGGACTATCAAAAGGGCATGGGGATGCTTTCTCGCTTCACATGACTCCAGACCCTGGATCCCTCTGGTCCAAGCAACCATTTGAACAGTTTGGTGTTGCTGACAAAATTCGTGCTGTTGGGAGTGGATTAGGAAATCGGTCTAATTCAATTAATCGCGAAGTAACTTCTCCTGTGGATTCAGAGGCCCAACTTCTTCGGTCTTTCAGGCATTGTATTGTGAAGCTTTTGAAATTGGAAGGATCTGACTGGCTGTTTAGGCAAAACGATGGAGCTGATGAGGATCTAATTGATTGTGTGGCTGCAAGGGAGAGGTATTTGTATGAAGCTGAAACAAGAGAAATGAACCATGTAGATCACATGGGTGGATCTACATATTTATATTCTGATAGGAAATCTGGTTCTGCTTTGAGGAATGATGATGCCAGTATTACCAACATTATGGTTTCCTCAGTTCCTCATTGCGGGGAGGGCTGTGTTTGGAGATCGGATTTGATAATAAGCTTTGGGGTCTGGTGTATTCACCGGATTCTTGATTTGTCACTAATGGAAAGCCGTCCAGAGTTGTGGGGGAAATACACTTATGTGTTGAATCGTCTTCAG GGCATCATAGAATTGGCATTTTCAAAGCCCCGTACTCCCATGTCCCCATGCTTCTGCCTTCAAATCCCTGCATCTCACCAGCATAGATCAAGTCCACCTGCTTCGAATGGAATGTTGCCCCCTGCTTCAAAACCAGGTAGGGGGAAATGCACAACTGCAGCGACGCTTCTGGACTTGATTAAGGATGTGGAGATTGCCATATCTTGCCGAAAGGGTCGATCGGGAACTGCTGCTGGTGATGTTGCTTTTCCGAAGGGAAAAGAGAATCTGGCTTCTGTGCTTAAGCGCTACAAGCGCCggttatccaacaaactaatcGGTAGTAAATGA